From a region of the Castanea sativa cultivar Marrone di Chiusa Pesio chromosome 10, ASM4071231v1 genome:
- the LOC142612972 gene encoding uncharacterized protein LOC142612972: MPPQHEYHDWFKRITRRFIDRPGAIVTLLIEGYVRLLRRHPVGTEDHKDITEVLTAVHAIERVQPPIPEAPNEEAPTPTGPSTSTTPAGCRPRPPVASPRVVPTPDPSPCIPHPSPSPTIPSSTPHPSPTPTIPSPTPHPSPRPTILTPTPHPCPGSDIRPPTPRSFPQLLPIPSFDLGIDPTPPDMQQEPPSHSTSSAPSSAIDLPHVQAEQTVGLPAVAEGRPKRISKAPPCGTGGHKHGHNAGPEASDEGHARPPPYYTRRHKIQKR, from the exons ATGCCTCCACAGCACGAGTACCATGACTGGTTCAAAAGGATAACTCGGAGGTTCATAGATAGGCCTGGTGCTATAGTGACTCTGCTG ATTGAGGGATACGTCCGTTTGTTGAGGCGTCACCCAGTGGGCACAGAGGACCACAAGGACATTACTGAGGTCCTAACGGCAGTGCATGCAATTGAACGTGTACAACCTCCTATTCCTGAGGCCCCGAATGAGGAGGCACCTACTCCAACGGGCCCAAGCACGAGCACAACCCCGGCCGGATGTCGCCCTCGTCCGCCTGTTGCTAGCCCTCGGGTTGTCCCTACCCCCGATCCTTCTCCATGCAtcccacatccatcccctagcccTACCATCCCTTCATCCaccccacatccatcccctaCCCCCACCATTCCTTCACCCACCCCACATCCATCTCCTCGCCCCACCATACTGACACCCACCCCACATCCTTGTCCTGGGTCTGACATTCGTCCACCTACTCCACGGTCATTTCCTCAGCTGTTACCCATTCCATCCTTTGACCTGGGTATTGATCCAACTCCACCTGACATGCAGCAGGAGCCACCCTCCCACAGTACATCTTCTGCCCCGTCTTCAGCCATCGACCTACCCCATGTTCAGGCTGAGCAGACTGTTGGGTTACCTGCAGTGGCAGAAGGTCGGCCGAAACGCATATCAAAGGCACCTCCTTGTGGGACAGGGGGGCACAAACATGGACACAATGCTGGGCCCGAGGCATCTGACGAAGGACATGCAAGACCTCCTCCTTATTATACTAGACGGCATAAGATTCAAAAAAGGTAA